The sequence aagagATCAGCATGTTAACAAAACAGACAGGTTTCGTTTGTTCAGGATGTTGTAACATAGACATGTCATATTCCCATACTAAATCGCTGCATTACTACTGACCCACCAAGACATCAGAGTCCCAAGCAAGACCCCCAACCCCCAACCCCCCAGTTTTTTGTCATGGTTGAAATCCAATATGTCCTCTGGTAGAGCAGCCATTTTGACTAGATGGCTTGGGGAATCATCCTACTAAATTTGAGAACAATTCTCCACTTCCTTCCATCCTAATTGTACAAAAGAAAACCATCATGTCCTAACTATTGTCAttattacatatcaaatttaCTAGGAGAGGAAAAAGTAGTGGCTTATACTCTAGAAAATTGATATTCTCAATCCCACAATGTCTCTATAGCTAATATTAAGGGATCATCCTCCATTGTTTATAACATTTAGGGAAAGTaacttaaaatgaaaatatcaaatattcaacACTGACATTGTTTCAGTGTAAATTATGCCAATGTTACTCTGTTCTTAGcttgtaaacaatatttaataGATCAAGACATTTATGTACAGACAAAGGATACGACATGTCCACTCCCTCCGGATTGTAAGCATCCATTTTAACACCGAGTCTTTGAGAGAGTTTCTCTGCTGCATGTCTTGCTTGTAACtccttataaatataaaacagttaAAAATGACTTGATAATATTCTATCAAACATCCATTGTAGCCCTCTACATATCATAGAAACTGAGAAATTTTGCTCCTTATTTTGCTAAATACTTATAAAGAGGATATTGTTTCGAATTggcttcattttgaaaattgaaatatcataTCACAATTAATCTTTTTATATCAACTGCAAACAAGCAAAATGCATAGCAAAGCTAACACTGAAAGATGctcatatttcaaagttttgaaattttaatggtCAGATCTACAATCATCAATCACTTTAAGTGATCTCACCTCTTGTTTGACCTTCTGTTCTGTCTGTAGATTCAGTGACTCATTGATAGATATTAGTTTACTTTCCTTGTGTTTGTAATTAGGGGGTGTGGCAGCTGATTCCTCCACAACCTGAGGGCTGACAGGGGATATTCTGTCTTTGTCTCTTGACTTAAACTTGTATTCTCTTGGTAGATCAGAAACTCTAGTTTTCTTTAGATTGCTACGAACAGAAATGTTACAATTAGGTCAAAGAACACAACTTCCTATCACTGATTGCAATATTTGGTATATCCAAATTGAAAATTGGACATAACAAGTTATGTAATTATTTAGAGAAGAAACTAACTGGATATGAGGCCCATTGGCACTCAATTATAATTTGTAGGAAAAGCCAACATAAAAGTTATAtcagtatgtacatgtaaaacggcataattttatttatgtatataatagGAGAGAAAGGACTAGGTATGATAAGGGTCTTCtgtggcccccaaatccactatttttcaaagtctgttatcttaagatgttaatcttgcatttcaaatattaactacatacctgacatatttgatagtgctattaggtaatatagcagttctagttgccatggcaaccatttttattatacataaattatgcaaaatgtgaaaatttcatcaaaattggcctTTTTAATGCAGTTATCCATCTATAGTTAACAttgagcgcattctagaacaaactttacatttctcaaaatgatgtattcttcgtgtctgctaattcccttaaaatatcaagtttgttctaggttgtgctctattgcttttaacagaaaaactatcaaaaaatatgccaaaattgaccaaattttcaaatttgcataatttatgcaaaattACCAtagttatatagcaaaaacatactttatttcaacaaaaatatcattaagtttttatcaggggtatattcaatttttcaaatgcagcaacttaatttctaaatacttaatttgaaatttggtagatttaggggccaaaaagagccattaccacATCTTGTTCTTCATACAGTTACTcccaatattttctttaaattctaACACTTACTTGTTTGGTTTAAGAGGAATGTGAATTTCACTAGCGTTTTGGAGTGCCTTGCTATAGGCGTTTGTAGTTTTCTCCCTTTCCACCCTATCCATCGCAGACACTTCCCCAGAAATCTTCATATTTTTAAGCGATTCTTCTAAATTAGAATCTTTAACATTAATTGGATTATTGCTTTCAGTGGTGACACTGACAGTGTCCATTTCCACCTCAGAACCGTTATTCCTTTGTGAGGAATTAATATCAGAATTTGTTATGAGAGCTTctgtttgattttgttctttTCCTTTCATGTCCATTCCAACATTTGTTACATATTCTACTGTTTCAGGTGAAGAACAGTCAGTCTcactttgtttttgtttattttctataacaTCTGTGATAATATCTGCCTGGTGCTGTGACACTGGTTTTGCGGCTGAAGTTATATCACTAATGTCCATGTCTGGATTTCTCTCTAATATCAGCTGCTGTAGTTTTTCATAAAATGCTCTCACTTTTGCTCCTTTATCTGGTAAAGATTCCAcaaattttctgaaatatcaatattgtcaATTTAAGTTATAAATAATTACTCATTCAAATTGTGTTATTTGGAGAGGCTTAACTGATTTCTATTCAAGTAATTAACTGTATCTTGTTGctaacattttattaattacGTCATTTAAGTCCCGCCTGAACCAACATTGGAGAAATGAGCCATCCAAATTTTTACCTGAATATTTTCAGTGTTGCCTGATCGGACATGTGATCATTTACCAGGATACACCTCCATAAGCCTTAAGTCTTATATCAGTGTTAAAATGACATACTTGACATAATTGCTCCTAAAATAACTTATTATtgcaataattataaatttcattttacttaaataatatttatattactcCTCATTACACAGTAAACTGAAGAATATTGCTAATTCATTGTTTAGTTACTTGTGCCTGTGATAATTAAGTCATCATTCAAGTACATTGTAGCTTacatttttacttttacatTGTATAGAATGTACAATTATTTACTCATTGTATTATTATgaacatttgtatgtatgtttgtaatgaacaaatacacatgtatatattaatttttctaTTCTAAGATTGTTAATGTTGTGATACCAACGTTTTTCTTAGTATTTTGTCCTGACGAGAAAGAAGATCCATTAACTCTGTTGTAGACTTTGATGAAATATCTCCAAGGTAACCTTGCTTCTGGATCGGGCTCATCATCTTTTCAGTCTGACAGTAGGTCACACCTTGTACTTAGGTATATTACAACTGCTTGGAAAGACACAAATACATGTCAATGATCAACCAATGGAAATTTAATTCTTCAAAGTAGTTTGAAAGTGATTTAGATTTATTTAccatataatgcatatatacCATTTATGAATACCTAAGTAATAAAATGATGATAATAAaggcgcagcccttcgtgcccaaagggcacgaagtgcgaagcacttataaggtaacacatacatgaaaataaaagaaaaaactcaatcttcaaaattcaatcctacacaccgACAGCTTCAGTTTTGCAGCCGCCATTTTTTACCCACAcaaaaaaatcccatcagcgttAATGCAATgctttgaaatcagctgattatataatcaagcgaGAAGCTCAGTGctcaagtgatagaccaccttccaatataatcagctgaccaaaaacagaatatctgttacggaaataaaaatttcttccttctcttatgtggatttccttctcaaatgggggttttgggacaaggatagagtgtgaatatatgaaaaataaacagtacattcggctccgttatttcgATAAATTCAACTTTTTAACAGTGCATAATAAcaattaatggttactgaaacatctgactgcgccctttaaggtctttgccttcagtcatattaatttaatatatttccgattatcattattttagtgATGCAATCTCACTCTTAGTGTTTAAGATTATCTTATTAAATTTAAACAATTACATCAATTTAAAGGCACTTACcgaattaatttttaaatttaaatcgataattttgtagagtcttaagaTTTAACTTACCGTTTCACATGAACGATTGattaaatttaaaagtttattttattaaaagtcCTAAACCGGGGTAGTTGTGTTCAATTGACTCTCCATTGTTTCAATATTACGCAGGCTTTGTCGTACTATTTTTTCGTTTATTTATTAGTGACATGGCCTTCGATGTTAAAAAGTAAATGTGTTCAAATTGGCTTTGTTTTcgtttatttttgaaatgtaacattttaaatGTTCTCGTTATGAATAGTGCTAAACTTGCTTAGGCAGGTTAGGCACATGCAAATTTTATGCTtgagtatgtatgtatattatgaATGATATGAGTTTTATGTGTATAACTGACTTGACTGATGTTCAATGTAGATTGTAAGAACTAAATTCAAACAAGTTGGTGGTTTTCCCCGACGTGGTAAAAGCTGGTCAAACTTTACACTGCTTCAATTCTATGTATCTCGTCAAAGTAGTGTACCATATATAGGATCGTACATTACCTAAAAAGTCTATAGCTAGGCCTAACCTACATGCTGTACACGCACATTGATCATGAGCACCTCCAAATTGCCCACTCAACATAAACAGAGTTGTCAATGTCAATAAAACGCTTGGGAAACATATGTGTCTAGGACTACTAAATTCAAACGTTCACATGCATAAGATTAAGTGAAGGAAAATCTTACCTTGTTGATAAACAACCTCTGAAAATGGACAGGTCATTTTCAGGTAAATATGCCATTTATCTTTTTGATTTCCTATATTTTTTCTACGCTCAACTGTTTAAGATTACTATTTGATATCTTCAGCCAGAATATGTTGTGAAATAATCATTAATTCTTGTTGATTTATGATCACGTTTATCGAGTGTGAAACACTTGTGATCAAGTTCCAAAAATAGAACTTCATGTAGCTCATTGGAACTGTAGAAATGTCCAAGGCAAACTTGAATTAGTAATTTAGTAGATTGCATTTTGGTGTAATGTTCAGGAACCTATAGCTACCTGTAGcgacatgtacatatatagtatcATGCTGATAAATGTAAAATTGCTTAAGAGACATTATATCAGATTATATTATCAGTTGTCTATAAGGATGCAGATAATGCCAGATAATAGATTATGTATAGTTTTAGTGGTGCACACTACATGTGCAAAATATTATCCCTGACAATGTAACGTGATCATATATGTTCAGTACTAGTCCTTATTAAAAATCTTATTATAAGTGTGTAGCAGTTCATGCTATAATCCAATTTTAATATTAGACGTCGGTATTGAGAAACTTCTAATAATCAATGTTAGACACGACGCAATtaccaaaagtgtctcgtcctGATATACCTCTAACCTTGTTGGAGGACAGTTCATGCATGATGCAATTACACATACATTGCAACtaaaattacatatgtataaccattgtaaagttgtttttttctgtaatccTCAGAGGATGTAAAGTTAGAGACTAGTCCCACTGTTGGCAAACAATTCTCCTTCTCTAGAACAAGCAGTACTGGTTCTATACCCACAGGATGTGCCTCGTCGGCTTCGTCAGCTCATAACTCaggtaattaaaaaatataagcaTATAGCATTATCAGCCTCATTAGCTAGGTCATAGCTCAGGTAAATGTCCCATTGTCAGCTTCATCTAAGTCACAACTCAGGTAAACATTGCATTGTCATCTTCACCAGCCTATAGCTCAGGTAAATGTCACATTGTCAGCTTCATCAGGCCATAAATCAGGTAAAGTAACACTGCATCATCAGCTTCATCAGCTAGGTCATAACTCAGGTAAATGTATCATTACCAGCTTTATGAGGTCATAATTCAGgtaaatatatcattaccagCTTCAGCAGGTCATAACTCATGATCATGATCaggccaaataaaaaatattcttgtttccGGTAACACCCTTTAAAAATGggttaaaattttttttaaatgtgaatgTTATTTAGCTTTAAGAAAGCgttttattaagaaatattatttcattagacCGAGTATGTACAAATTAATTCAACTTTTAGAAACAGAGAACAAaaagataacattttataagttatataatgaaatattagcATAATTCCTCTACACTAGCCTTATGTATACTTACGAGGGTTGTTTGTGTGTCAGTGTGTATGTAAGTATGGCGAGAGCATGGATGTGaatgtggtttttgtgtattgtatttgtatatatgtttattttaaaccGATGAGCCGAAAGACTCaaggtaataaaagaattgCTTCATCAGGCCATAAATCAAGTAAAGTTACACAGCATTGTCAGCTTCATCAGCTAGGTCATAACTCAGGTAAATGTATCATTACCGGCTTCATGAGGTCATCATTCCGGTAAATGTATCATTACCAGCTTCAGCAGGTCATAACTCATGATCTggccaaataaaaaatattcttgtttctgGTAACACCCTTTAAAAATggatggattttttttttttttttaatattttttcttcatccCAGTTTCTTGCAGTGAAAAACTGAAATAGACTTTATTCAGCCTTATATAAACCATGGATTTGATTCACAGGGGATTATTGGTATAcagagtatatatatagagttaTAACTCAGGTAAATATAGAAATACCAGCTTCATCAGAACATAACTCAGGTAAATGTAGCATTGTCAGCTTCATCAactcattactatggtacacatTGCATTGTTAGCCTCACAATCTACATGTAATCTAAGCTTATTTCTAACTGATGTAAACTTggcattgtaattatataattatataattatatatatatacatatcatatataagTTATGTTGGGGGAAACCAGGTAAGCATTTGtctttcatttaaatataaactCGTAGCTAATTGCGTATTATACTAAAGCATTATATGTTTCATCTAATCATAACTCAGCAGGGATAAAATAGGGTttgggggaaactaccctttttcaaaatagggggaAAAGTTTGAAGGAATATTGGAGAATTTGAGTTTTCTTATTTCagtccaaaattatattcattttgacaaaaaagtactgtaaaataactgattttttttaaagattttctaaagcaagattttaagctcaatataattaaaagtttgaggttatcataaaatatgcagtagctgtataacaaatatgaagaaatttgcaaacaaaagtcttcaaaaataatgaaaaataagtcacaggggaaattgtgttacaaaaacggtcattttttagcttcaaagagggtatatttttttaaacttcaggggaattttaggccagagggaaattcattccttgaggggaaacTACCCATAAACAGTAGTAAATCAtagctagattgatccctgctCAGGTTCATAATAAATGTTATGTAATTCCATATCATGTGTATTTATTGCTACGCTAGCGCTTCTGATTTGGAATTCAAATAGCACTGTTTGATTTGAGATAGaggtctgtatatatatatctccaaTATGTTTAACACAAAGATCTTCAGTCACTATACGTTATGTAATGTATAACTGCAGTAAATGtctgtatttattatatattttagtcAGAAATGTAATAATCATActagtagctatatatatagttgtagtTGCAGATGACCTAACGTTTGGTTACTTACAGAATATAAGAATTACAGGCCAGTGTGAACTGACATTAATGTGCACAGTaccatattaaaatatttaaagttttttttttactgatgAACTGTTGTTTCAGATGATGAGGACAGTGATGAGAATAAGCCGACCCTGAGTTACAAAGACCGTAGGAGGGAGGCACATACTCATGCTGAGCAAAAACGCAGGGACCAAATTAAGGTAAGTTCCTGTGGATCCCAATTAGTTTCAAGGAGAAATCCTGAAGATAAAAAACTTCTTTTCCAATTTCCATTCTTCCAATaagtacttacatgtattacttaaagcaaaataaaattactgATTTCTGACACTTTTGCCAGAGATCAACTTGATCTTTTGATGCATTTAATTTGCCAGG is a genomic window of Argopecten irradians isolate NY chromosome 10, Ai_NY, whole genome shotgun sequence containing:
- the LOC138333358 gene encoding DNA-directed RNA polymerase II subunit GRINL1A-like isoform X3; this translates as MMSPIQKQGYLGDISSKSTTELMDLLSRQDKILRKTKFVESLPDKGAKVRAFYEKLQQLILERNPDMDISDITSAAKPVSQHQADIITDVIENKQKQSETDCSSPETVEYVTNVGMDMKGKEQNQTEALITNSDINSSQRNNGSEVEMDTVSVTTESNNPINVKDSNLEESLKNMKISGEVSAMDRVEREKTTNAYSKALQNASEIHIPLKPNNNLKKTRVSDLPREYKFKSRDKDRISPVSPQVVEESAATPPNYKHKESKLISINESLNLQTEQKVKQEELQARHAAEKLSQRLGVKMDAYNPEGVDMSYRNQEEEEVDSDDELE
- the LOC138333358 gene encoding DNA-directed RNA polymerase II subunit GRINL1A-like isoform X1, with amino-acid sequence MMSPIQKQGYLGDISSKSTTELMDLLSRQDKILRKTKFVESLPDKGAKVRAFYEKLQQLILERNPDMDISDITSAAKPVSQHQADIITDVIENKQKQSETDCSSPETVEYVTNVGMDMKGKEQNQTEALITNSDINSSQRNNGSEVEMDTVSVTTESNNPINVKDSNLEESLKNMKISGEVSAMDRVEREKTTNAYSKALQNASEIHIPLKPNNNLKKTRVSDLPREYKFKSRDKDRISPVSPQVVEESAATPPNYKHKESKLISINESLNLQTEQKVKQEELQARHAAEKLSQRLGVKMDAYNPEGVDMSYRNQEEEEEVDSDDELE